DNA from Krasilnikovia cinnamomea:
CTCGATCTTCGCGTCCATGAAGACCGCCTCGGCCGGCGCCACGAGCGCGCGCAGCTCGTCGAGGAACGCCGCGTTGCCGAGCTCCGCCTCGTCGACGTTGAAGACGTACAGAAACGGCTTGGTGGTGAGCAGGTGCAGCTCGGCCAGGAGGCCGAGGTCGATGCCCGCGCCCGCGGCGCCCTGGTAGAGCGTCACGCCCTCGTCGAGCAGCTTCGCCGCGGCCTCGGCGGCGGCGACCACGGGAGCGCGGTCCTTCTTGAGCTTGGCCTCCTTCTGCAGCCGGGGCAGCGCCTTCTCCAGGGTCTGCAGGTCGGCGAGGAGCAGCTCGGTGTTGATCGTCTCGATGTCGTCGGCCGGGGACACCTTGCCGTCGACGTGCAGCACGTTCGGGTCGGAGAACGCGCGCACCACCTGGCAGATCGCGGACGCGTCGCGGATGTTGGCGAGGAACGCGTTGCCACGGCCCTGACCCTTGGACGCACCGCGGACCAGACCCGCGATGTCGACGAAGCTCACCGGCGCGGGGAGGATCTTCTCGCTGCCGAACAGGCCGGCGAGCTGCTGGAGCCTGTCGTCGGGCAGCCCGACCACGCCGACGTTGGGCTCGATCGTGGCGAACGGGTAGTTCGCGGCGAGCACGTCGTTCTTGGTCAGGGCGTTGAACAGGGTGCTCTTGCCGACGTTGGGCAGGCCGACGATTCCGATGGTGAGGCTCACGACCGGCCAGTCTACTGACCGTTGCGCTGCGGAACGCGCGGAGTTGGCAGGCACCCGGCGCGACCCCCGATGTCAACACAGGTTGACACAATCCACAGGTACGCCAACGGGCACCGAAATTGTCGGCCCAGCCCGGCATCATCGGCGACATGACCGAGCTCCTGCTGTTCCACCACGCCCAGGGCCTGACGCCGGGCATGCGCGACTTCGCCGACGGCCTGCGTCGCGCGGGCCACACCGTCCACCTGCCGGATCTGTACGCGGGGCGGGTCTTCGACACGCTCGACGACGGCGTCGCCCACGCGGGCGACATCGGCTTCGGTGAGATCATCGAGCGCGGCCGCCGGGCCGCCGAGCCCCTGCGCCCCGATCTGGTGTACGTGGGCTTCTCGCTCGGCGTGCTACCCGCCCAGGCGCTGGCCCAGACCCGTCCGGGCGCCCGTGGCGCGGTGCTGTGCCACGCCTGCGTGCCCCCGGCCGAGTTCGGCGGCGACTGGCCCGCCGGGGTTCCGGTGCGGATTCACGGCATGGACGCGGATCCCTTCTTCGCCGGTGAGGGCGACGTCGACGCGGCCCGGGCACTGGTGGCGTCCACTTCGGACGCCGAGCTGTTCC
Protein-coding regions in this window:
- the ychF gene encoding redox-regulated ATPase YchF gives rise to the protein MSLTIGIVGLPNVGKSTLFNALTKNDVLAANYPFATIEPNVGVVGLPDDRLQQLAGLFGSEKILPAPVSFVDIAGLVRGASKGQGRGNAFLANIRDASAICQVVRAFSDPNVLHVDGKVSPADDIETINTELLLADLQTLEKALPRLQKEAKLKKDRAPVVAAAEAAAKLLDEGVTLYQGAAGAGIDLGLLAELHLLTTKPFLYVFNVDEAELGNAAFLDELRALVAPAEAVFMDAKIESELIDLPEDEALELLQSTGQTEPGLHQLIRVGFATLGLQTYLTAGPKEARAWVIPVGATAPEAAGVIHSDFQRGFIKAEIVSFDDLMAAGSMGAAKAAGKVRMEGKDYVMRDGDVVEFRFNV
- a CDS encoding dienelactone hydrolase family protein, producing the protein MTELLLFHHAQGLTPGMRDFADGLRRAGHTVHLPDLYAGRVFDTLDDGVAHAGDIGFGEIIERGRRAAEPLRPDLVYVGFSLGVLPAQALAQTRPGARGAVLCHACVPPAEFGGDWPAGVPVRIHGMDADPFFAGEGDVDAARALVASTSDAELFLYAGDRHLFTDSSLPDFDPDAAALLTERLLHFLDQVA